Within the Planctomycetota bacterium genome, the region GGGCCTCCGCGAGCCGCTCCGGCGGCACGCCCTGGATGAGGACCGGCGCGTTCGTCAGCTCGACGATCTCCGTCTCGGACGCCGCTCCCGTGCGGGGATCCACCACGCGAACCTTCGCGCCGAACGAAAGCCGGGACGCCGTCCCGGGCGCGGCCCAGGCGGCCAAGACGGGGCCCTCCGCGCCCTCGAAGGCGAACGCGAAGTGCCGGCCGTCCTCCACCCACCACCCGGCGCGCTTTGGAGCGTGCCCCAGCGTCTTCACCAGCTGGGACATCGCCGTGAAGGAGGGGCGCCGCGGGCCCCGGCCGTCGCCTCCGGCGATCAGCCCGAAGGGGCCCGAATCGCCGTCGACGGCTTCGAACCAGTGGATTCGCTTCACCCCCTGGGCCAGGCCGAGGATAAAGGCTTTCACGAGCTGATCGGCCTGGCGTTCCGGGCTGTGTCGCGCGTCGACGATGGTGCCCACCTCGGTGATGACGATCGGCGCGTCCTTCTGCTTCGGGCTCTTGTCGGCGAGGAGCCTGCGGATGGTGGGCACGATGCTCATGTACTGCGCCTCCCAGCCGCGCTCGACCATGTCCAGCACCTCGTAGGGATGCACTGTCACATAGTCGAAGTGGCCGGCGGCGCCGGCGTCGAGCGCGCGGGCGAGAAAGTTGAGATTCACGCTCTGCGCCGCCAGTCCGATCTGCAGCGTGGGATCGACCTTCTTGGCGGTCCGGTAGGCGGAGACGACGATCTTTGCGTAATCTTCCGGCGACTTGCTTTCGCTGAAGTTGGGCGGCTCGTTCCAGACCTCCCAATGTTTCACCCGGCCCTGCGTGCGCGCCAGGAGGCTCATGATCCAGGTCTCCCATTCGGGAATATGCTTCACGGGGAACGAGAATTTCTCCCCCTTCGGGCTCCAGGCCAAGATGCCGCAGAGGCGGTAACCGTGCTTGTCCGCGACGGCCAGGACCCGCTCCGGCTGTTCCTGGTTGAAGCCCCGGATCCATCGGAGGCCCGTCTCCGCGATCACGGGAGACCAGGAGGCGATGCCCCAGGAGGACGAATGCGAGGGCGCGACTCCCCAGGGACTCTCGTCGAGGTCGGCGTTCTGCGCCAGGACGGCCGCGAGCAGGAGGCGGATCATGTTCCTCCATACATAGCGCGGGACGGCTCCGGCGCGTCGGACGACGAAAAGAAACAGGCGTCGACGGTGCAGAGAGGATCCTGGGTCATTCCAGGATGACGTAGAGCGCGTCCTCGGGAAGCTTCACCGCGAACGTCCCCGATTTCGACTCGGCCCGGAGCGTTCCCGACGGCATTCCGTTCGGGTCGAGCACCGTCGCCCGGCGGATCCGGGGGTTGGCGACCTCAAGCTCGGCGCTCAAGAGCTCCACGTTCCACGGCGCCGAACCGATGTCGTCGATCCTCTTTCCGGTATGCGTGCGTCCTTCGGCGTCCCGGAACGTCGCCGGACTCTCCTTCCACCCGTAGGGACGGCAGCGCGTCGTCGTTTGAACCAGGATCCGCGAAGAAGACGCCAAGTCCCGATCATCCAGCGACACCGCCAGCACCGTCGCGTACTCGTTCGAACAACGCAACGTCACGGCCCCCAGACGAAGCGGCCCCGCCGGCGCGAGGAACCCCGTCGCGCCGGCCGCTTTCGGCGCCGCCAGGGTGCAGATCCCCCGGCGATAGTCCCAGACGAGCTCCCCCGTGACGCTCGTGACGGTACCGGCCTGTTCGTCGATGAGCCGCGAGAGATCCGCCACGCGGGTTCCCGCCGGGTCGCCGCCGTAGATCACCTCCACCGGTCCCGCGAGGAAGGCCAGCGGCGTGATTCCCCCCTCGATGTCGGATCGCCGGCCGGCCGATCCCGCGTCCCGGTTCGGATCGAACGCCGCGTCCTCCGAAATCCGCGGCGCCCGGCGCCGCCAGAGATCCTCGAGCGGCCGTACCTCCCGCACGACGGGCTCGCCCTTGCGCACGTAGCCCTTGCGGAAGCACAGTGAGGCGGCCGGAAATCCCCCCAGGATCGCCGGATTGGCCACCTGCCACTTGTTGATCGTGGGGTCGTAGCCGACGTTGCCCATCGCGAACCAGAAGTACGCGTCCACCCCCGTCAGCGCGCTGTAGGCCGCCACGAGGAACGGCCCTTCCGACTGATGCCCGAGCGGCGACACCCAGGTGGACTCGGAAATCACCAGCGGATATCCGGCCACCTGCTTGTGGTTGAGCGCGAACTCCCGGGGCGTTCGCAGAACGGAGGGGTCCGTGAAGAAGTCTCCCGGCGAGACGAGATAGCCGACCTTGTGGCCCTCGGTGGGGTTGACGTGAATCCCGGTGTAGTACTTGTTCGACCCGATCACCGCGTTGGCCGTGTAGGACCAGCGCTCCGCATCCATCAGCCTCACCGGGTCGGCCGTTCTCCAGTTCCCCGCGTTGATGAGCACGTCGCACCCCAGCTCCTTGCGGAAGAAGTCCTCGATCGAGCGGTTGAACTCGTACATCGTCTCGGCCCAGAACTGAAGCTGGTCGGAAAGCCGCGCGGCCTGCGCCCCCTGCCGCTCTTGCGTCATCTCCCAGATGTGATAGAAGCCGGCGACGCCCCGGTCGAAGTCGTCCCCGGGCGCGGCCGCCCCCGGCCACGCCTGGCGCGCCCGCTCCAGCGACCCGTACTTGCGCGCCAGCCACCGCCCGAAGCGTTCCCCGAACCGCCGCGCCTCTTCGCCCTTGATCTGCGCCACGGTCCAGAAGAGCAGACTGTCTTCGTTCTGCGTCTGGAAGAAGGCCACCGCCGGATCCTTGGCGAGCGGAACGCCCGTATACGGATTGAGCCGCGTGAAGAGCGCCCGCACCCAGGATTTGTATCCGTTCTGGAGCGTCTCATCCCAGAAGAGCATCCCCGGCAGCGGCCCCGACGGATGGCCCGGAAGATTCCAGCTCGGCTGCGCGTGCACCGCCACGGCCCAATAGGGCACGATCATGACGTAAATCCCTTCCTCGCGCATCGCCGCGACGATCTTGTGGCACCGGTCGATCTCCGATTCGTCCACGTCGGTGATCCTCGAGTTGGGCGCCTTCGGGTGCAACGCGGCGGCGACACGCACGAGGTTGACCCCCCGCTTGGCGAGAAACCGAGCCTGCCGGCGATAGTCCTCCAGAGAAGCCGCCCCCGGGAGACCTATATTGACCGCCCAGAAACGGACCGGCCGGCCGTTTCCGAGGACGAAATCTCCCTCCGGCGTCCGCCGCACCCAGCTGGATTCGCCCGCCCGCTTCTCGTTCAGACTCCGAAGGTCGAGCGCCGCGCGGGCCTCGAAGAGATCGGCTTCCGGCTCGAACGCCCAGCGGCCCGGATCGGTCAGCCCCAGCTTCTGGCCGGGTTTGAGCGCCCCGTTCGGGTAAAACGGACGGGTCGTCAGCACGAAGCAATCCACCGCTCCGTGATGGTGGTTGCCCGAGTGCATCCGGAAGGAAATCGTGTGGCGCCCTTTCTCGAGCCGGATCCGGCCCGCGGGAATCCAGGCCACAAAACGCATGTCCGGCTGGCCGTTGTCGGCGATGTTGACCGAATCGCGCGCCTCGCCCATGGGGACCGCCTTCCACTCCCCTCCGTCGATCCGGTAGGAAAGCGCCGCCCCGGCGACGGGATTGGCCCTCACCCAGAAGGCGTACTCTCCCGCCGAGGCGATCTCGAAGTCGTACTCGGCCGTCCCTTCCGACGGCCCGAAGTTCGAGAGCCAGTCGCCTCCGGAAAGATGCGCCTTCTTGACCGAGTCGTACCAGCCGTGGCGCTGCACGGATTTCGTCCGCGCCGATTCCCCTTCGATCCAAACGAATCCCTCGTCGGCCCCCCGCGCCGTCGCGGGAAAAAGCGCGGCCAGCGCCGCCCCGTACGCCACCACCGCTCGAATCTTCTTCATCGCCGTTCCTCGAACGAAGTCCCCTCTCCTATTCCGTGTCCGCCGCCCATCGTCTGGCGCGATCGCCGATTTTTCGGTCGTCCCCGTGGAAACCGTATATTAGAGATAGGCAGCACGCCGCGGCGATCCCCCTGTTTCGCGGAGGCAACGCGGCGCGCGATCGGAACGACGCCATGGCCGCGAACCTCGAGGACACCACGCTGGGAGGGACGCGCCGGGATTTTCCCGAGACCCAGGGGGATTTCCTGGCCCGCGTCCGGGACGCCTCGGACGACGTCCGCCGGGCCGGCCTCGAGGAGCTGGCGCGCCGCTACTGGAAGCCGATCTACTACTACTTCCGCCTGGGATGGGCCAAGACCAACGAGGACGCCAAAGACCTCACGCAGGCCTTCCTGGCCTGGCTTGTGGAGGACGACGCGCTGCGCCGCTATGAAGCGGAACGGGCTTCGTTCCGGACCTACCTCAAGACGCTTCTGAAGCGGTTCGCGCAGCACGAGGAGGAAGCCCGGGGACGGCTCAAGCGCGGGGGCGGCGTGCGCCTGGTCTCGCTCGACGACGAAGCCCTCGATCGGACACCCCCGGTCGACCCGGGAGACGATCCGGAGAGGCGTTTCGACCGCGAGTGGCTGCGGACGCTGACCGAGCGGGCCGTGGGCGCGGTGCGCCGGCAGTTCGAAGCGAACGGACGCGCCCTCGCGTTTCGGGCGTTCGAGGAATACGATCTCGTCAACCCCGCCCGGCGGCCGACGTACGCCGAGGTGGCGGCGCGCCTGGGCGTGAAGGAAAGCGACGTTCGAAATCACCTCTTCGCCGTGCGCGAGGAAGTCCGGGCCGCGCTCCGCCGGGAGCTGGCGGAGCTGACGCGCGACGCCGCCGAGCTCGAAGAGGAATGGAAGGCGCTCCTGGGCTCCTGAGCCGCGACCATGGCCGACGACGACTGGATCCAGGGGCTGCGCCGCGGCCTGCGCGAGCACGAGCGGGATCGCGCCGCCCCGGCCCGCCTCGGACGGTACGAGATCCTCGAACGCCTGGGGGAAGGGGCCACGGCCGTCGTCTATCGCGGGTGGGACCCCGAGCTGCGCCGGCCCGTGGCGCTCAAGGTGCTCCACGCCTCGGCCCAGGCGGCCCCTGTGGCGCGTGAACGCTTCCGGCGGGAAGCGGAAGCGATGGCCGGCCTGGCGCACCCCAACGTCGTCTCCGTCTACGACGCGGGCGAAGAGAACGGGCGACTCTACCTCGTCCTCGAGCTCGTCGAAGGCCGCCCCTTGAGCGACATGATGACGCCGGCGGCGCTGCCGCTCTTCGAGGAGATCGCCCGCGGCGTGGGTGCCGCGCACGCCCGCGGAATCGTCCATCGCGACCTCAAGCCCTCCAACGTGCTCGTAACGCCCCAGGGCCGCCCCAAGGTGGCGGACTTCGGGCTGGCCCACATGGCCGCTTCGCCGGTCGAGCTGACGCGCACCGGGGCGGTGCTGGGGACTCCGCTGTACATGGCTCCCGAGCAGATCGAAGGGCGGGGCCGGGACATCTCGCCGGCCACGGACGTCTACGCGCTGGGGGCGATGCTCTACGAGGCCGCGACCGGACGGCCTCCGCACACCGGGGAGACGCCGCTGGAGGTGTACGCCCGCGCCGTACGCGACGACCCCGTTCCGCCGCGTCGCCTGAATCCCGCGTTGCCCGCCGGCCTGGAGGCCGTGCTCCTGAAAGCGCTCGAGAAGGATCCGCGCCGAAGGTATCCGGACGCCGCGGCCCTGGCGGAGGATCTTCGGCGGCTCCGGGAGGGAGCCCCGGTGGAGGCGCGAGCGGTCGGCTTCTGGGGCCGGCTGGCCCGGAAGGCCGCCCGCCGCCGGGCGGCGCTTTTGGGCGCGTCCGGCGCCGCCCTCGCGCTGGCCGCGGCCGCGCTCTGGGGCGCGGGGGCGGCGGATCGCCTGGCCGAGAGGGCGCAGGCGGAGGAACGCGAGCTCCTCCTGCGCCTTCCGGAAATCCGGGATCCGCGCGGGAACGTCGTCGTGCGCGCGGGAGCCGCGGCGCAGCCGGCGGGCCCGGCGCGGCGGCTTCTGCCCGGCGAGGCGCTCGAGACCGCGGCCGAATCGACCGCCACGCTCGTCTATCCGGACCAGGCGCGGATCGATCTGGCCGCCCATACGGCGGTGCGGCAGGAAGTCCGCTCGACCGGCGCGGACGGGCGGACGCTCGTCCTCGAACGGGGCCTCCTTCTCGTCAAGAGCGCGCCGGGGATTCCCGGGGCCCCGCTCCGTCTGAAGACGGCATGGGGGACCTTCGAGCTGGCCGGGGGCGTCTGGGTCGCCGAAGCGTCTTCCGGCGGGGCGACGCTCGACGTGCGGGCCGGTTCCGCGGTCGTGCGTCCGGCCGGAGGGGCGGCCGCGTTCGAGGCGGCGATGGGGGAGCGCGCGACGATCGGGCCGGACCGATCGGCCTCGGTCGAGCCGCTGGGGGAGGGGCCGGCGGCGGAGTTCCGTCGAAGGAAGGGGGCGGATCGGTCGCTCGTGGGGCACTGGAAGCTCGACGAAGGGCGCGGATCGGTCCTGGCGGACGCTTCCGGGCGGGGTCGCGCGGCGCGTCTGCGGGGCGGGGCGAGCTGGGCCTCGGATCGCGGCCGGCCGGCCGTCCGGGTGGACGGACGGGACGGGGCGATCGAGTTTCCGGGGGGCGCCGATTTCGACCGCCTCCAGGACGAAAGTTACACGCTGGTGGTCTGGTATTTCCCGGAGGCGGCCCCCTGGGAGCCGGGCATCGAGTTTCGCGGAGCCCATCCGATTCTGATGAAGCCCGGCTGGCGGGAAGGGATTCTGTACACGGGCAATCGAACGTTCCTGATGCTGCACTGGACGAAACCGGCCCGCTGGCTGGGCGCGTTCACGTCCGGCGAGGCCTATCACCCGGGACGCGGATACCATCTGGCGGGAGTGGTCGATCGGGCCACCCGGCGGACCGAGATCTACGTGGACGGCCGGCTGGGCGGCGCGGTGGACTGGCCGGAGGACGCCCCTTCGGAGGAGTTCGGCGACCTGCGCTGGCAGGCAGGCCATCTGGATCCGCCGGTGGCGACTCTTCAGCCCGCCCGCGGGTTCTTTGGCTCGGTGCGGATGTACGCGCGCGCGTTGAGTCCCGCGGAGGTCGAGATCCTCTACGAGGCGGAGCGGTAGGCGCTCCGGGAATCGCTCGGAAGCGGCGGGAGCAACTCCCCTTTATGAGGACGGATCCGTTCGACTATAATCGGAGCCGTTCGGCCAGGACGTTCCGATGCCTTCCCCCTCTCGAATCGCGCCCTGGAAGCCGTTCCTTGTCCTGGGGGTATCCCTGTCCCTCACCGTCGTGGCGGTCTACTCCTCGCTGGCGATGGCGGAGGCGAAGGACCGTGCCCGTTTCGAGAACCGGCTTCAAAGGACTCAGGATCTCATCGCCAGCCGGATGGAAACCTACATCACGATGTTGCGGGCGGCCTCGTTCCTTTTCGCCTCGGAGACGCCGGGACTCCGGTTCCGCCAAGGAGACCTCGAGGCGTTCGTGGATCGCCTGCAGCTCGCGCGGGACTATCCGGGGATCGCGTGCATCGGCTTCAGCCGCCGGCTGGCGCCGGAAGGGGACGCGGAACTGGCCGAGCAGATGCGCGCGTCGGGACGTCCGGGGTTCCGCGTGTGGCCCGAAGGGGAGCGTCCGGAACGCTTTCCCCTCACGCACGTCATGCCCGAATCGGAGGGCGCCGGGGACCTCGTGGGGTTCGATCTGATGGTCGATCCCGCGGTCCGCGCCGCCATGGAGCGCGCCCGGGACTCCGGCGCGGCGGTCGCGACCGACCGCGTGGAGTTGGGCCTCCGCGGAGAGCGGGAGTCGCAATTCGTCGTGTGCGTCCCCGTGTACCGTCGGGGGATCATTCCCGGGCGGATGCGGGAGCGTCACGAAGCGCTCGAGGGGTTCGTGCACGGGTTCTTCCGGTTGCGGGGGCTCCTGGAGGGCCTCTTCCGGGGCGGCGAGGCGCATCCCGGGATCGCCTTCGAGATTTTCTCGGGGACGGGGACGAATCCCGCGGCGCGGATCTATCGTTCGGACGAGGCGGCGGATCCGGGACCGGCGCATGATCCGAACTTCACGCAGACGGCGCCGCTGACGATCGCCGGCCAGCCCTGGACCGTGCGGTACTGGACGGTGCCGCCGTTCGGCGAAGGCTCGGCCCGCGGCCAGGCCTTCATGGCTCTGCTCCTGGGGCTGGCGGCCAGCGGCGGGCTCTTTTGGGCCGCCTGGTCCCAGCACCGGGCGACCGAGGAGCTCCGGCGGTCCGAGGAGACGCTGGAGAGCCGGGTCAAGGAACGGACCGCGGAGGTCGAGGCGGCCAACCGGGAGCTCGAGGCGTTCAGCTACTCGGTTTCGCACGACCTGCGGGGTCCCCTTCGCAGCCTCGACGGATTCACGCAGATGCTCCTGGATCAGTATTCCGACCGGCTCGACGACCGCGGGAAGGACTACCTGCGGAGGGTTCTGTCCGCCGCGGGCGAGATGGGGCTTCTGATCGACGGCTTTCTCAAGCTGGCGCGGGTGACGCGCCAGGAGATGCGGCGGGATGCGGTGGATCTGAGCGCGGCGGCGGAGGGGGTTGCGCGGGAGCTGCGCCGGAACGAGCCGCGGCGGGCGGCGGAGTTCCGGATCGAGCCGGGCGTCTGGGTCAAGGGGGACGCGCAGCTCCTGCGCGTGGCGCTGGAGAATCTGCTGGGGAACGCCTGGAAGTTCACGGCGCGGCGGGCGACGGCCCGCATCGAGTTCGGCGCCGAGCGTCGCGGCGCCCGGGTGGCGTGTTTTGTCCGGGACAACGGCGCGGGTTTCGACATGTCCCTGGCCGGCCGCCTCTTCCGTCCGTTCGAACGCCTGCATCCGGCGGAGGAGTACCCCGGCATGGGCATCGGCCTGGCCACGGTCCGGCGGATCGTGGAGCGCCACGGGGGAGAGATCTGGGCGGAGAGCCGTCCGGACGCCGGCGCGACGTTCCACTTCACCCTGGAGGCGGCGGAGCCCGCGCCTCCCGGCAAGGGTTCGCTTTCTTCTTCAACCCAGGAGGCCGGCCGTGGCCGCTGAGGGCAACTCCGGAATCATCCTGCTTGTCGAGGACCGGCCCGACGAAGTCGAGCTGATGAAACAGGCCCTGCACCAGGCGGGCATCACGAATCCGCTTCGAATCTTTTCCGACGGGACCGAGGCGATCTCCTACCTTGAGGGGCGCGATCGGTACGCGGATCGGGACGCGTGGCCTCTGCCTCGACTGGTCCTTCTGGATCTCAAGATCCGGGGCCGGTCCGGGCTGGAGGTGGTGACCTGGGTCAAGAGCCGGCCGCGGCTCCAGCGGATCCCGGTGGTCGTTGTCACCTCGTCGCGGGAGACTTCGGACATGGAGAAGGCCTACGCGGCGGGCGCGAATTCCTACCTGGTCAAGCCCACCTCTTTCCGCGAGTTCGTGGAGACGATGAAGATCACCGCGACCTACTGGATCAACGTCAACGCGAGTCTCGAACCCTGACCGCTTCGGGCCTATCGCTGCGGGCGAGGGTCGGTTTTCGGAGCGGAGGCGGCCGGAAGCTCGATCCAGAACCGGCTTCCCTGTCCCGGGGACGACTCCAGCCCGACCTTGCCGCCCATCCGTTCCATGGCCCGGCGGACGATCGCCAGCCCGATCCCCGTTCCCGGATAGCCGGAACTCGGGTTGAGCCTTTCAAACACGCGGAAGATCCGGTCGTGGTATTCGGGCGCGATGCCGATTCCGTTGTCCTCCACCCAGATCCTGACCCGCTCGCCGTGGCGTTCCGAACGGATTCGGACGACCGGCCGGACGCCGGGGGGCACGAACTTGACCGCGTTGGAGATGAGGTTGTAGAAGACCTGGGTCAGGAGCACGCGGTTGGCCCGCAGGGGCGCGAACGGTCCTTGGATGGCGATGTCGGCCTGTCCGACTTCGACCCGGGCAATGGATTCGGAAAGGACCTCGGCGGGATCCACCTCGGTCAGCTCGATCCGGTCCCGTCCCAGCCGGCTGAACGTCAGAAGGTCCTGGATGAGGGCGTCCATCTGGCGGGCGCCGTCGGCGATCCGGTTGAGGCAGTCCCGTCCCATGCCGCCTTCGAGCTTGTCCGCGTACTCCTCCAGGAGGATCTCGCTGAAGCCGGTGATGGCCCGCAGGGGTCCCCGGAGGTCGTGGGAAACCGAATAGCTGAACGCCTCGAGCTCCCGGTTGGCCGCGCGCAGCTCCTCCTCGGCGCGCCGGCGCTCCTGCACCTCCCGTTCCAGGGATCGCGTCTTCAGGAACAGCTCGACGAAGACGCGCACCTTCGAGCGCAGGATCTCGGGGTGGACCGGCTTGACGATGTAATCGACCGCGCCGATCGAATATCCCCGCGTGATCCGCTCCAGCGGATCGTCGAACGCCGTGACGAAGATGATGGGGATGTGGCGGGAGCGCGGCCGGGCACGGATGAGGGCCGCGGTTTCGAGCCCGTCCATCCCGGGCATGCGGACGTCCAGCAGGATGACGGCGAAGTCCTGGTGGTAGAGCCGGCGCAGCGCCTCTTCTCCGGACCGCGCCTTGACGATGTTTTGCCCGAGGTCCTGGAGGATCGCCTCGAACGCCTCGAGGTTCTCCTCGTGGTCGTCCACGATCAGGATGCTCGCCTTGTCGCCTTCCGGCGTCATGCGTCCGTTCCGCTCCATGAAGCGCGCCGGGCCTCCGGAAGCCTCTATTCTCGGATTTTCTGATACAGGCCTGCGGCCCGGTCCAGCTCCCGGTACGCTTCCCGGAACGGAGATTCCTCCAGGGCGCCCCGGGGACCCAGGGCGAGAAACCCCAGAGGGATCAGGCTCTCGTGGAGGAGCCGGCACGTCTTCCCGCGCAGCTCCCGGTCGAACGGGCGCAGGAGCCCGCGGGCGAGAATGGCGTGGAAGTGCTGGAACGGTCCGTCCGTCACGGGATTGTAGGAGGCGAAGGTGATCCTTCTTCGGAGGGCGGGCGCCAGGGCGGCGGCGCCGTCCGCCGTCTCGAAGAAGTCCGCCAGGCGCCGCCGGCCGCCGCTGCGGCGGTACTCGCGGGCGGCCTTCCGGACGCTTTCGGGGTCCAGGGTGCACGTCCGGATGCCCTCGACGAGCGTCTCGTGCATCCGTGTCGCGTAGATGCGCACGTTCCGGGGCAGGTCTTCGTCCGCGAGGATCGCCAGCGAGCACAATTCCTCCGGGCGGGCCTCGAGGGCCCAGAGTCGGACCGTGGGATACGTCCGCAGATAAGGCACCGCGTGGGTCCGCAGGGACCGCCAGAACGAGGAGGGCGAGAAGAGGGGAGGGCCGCCGCCGGAAAGCTGCGCGAGGAAGCGCTCCAGGACCGCCGGGTCGCGCAGGAGGCGTTCGGAGAGGCGGGAGATCGAGTCGACTCCTTCCTCGCGCGCTCTTTGCTCGATATGCGGCCGCAGAAAGGAGGGATCGTAGCTTCGAAAATCGTATCCGTATCTCCGGAAGAGGCCCAGGAGCAGGAGTTCGACCTCGATGGACTCGGGGCCGGCGGCGGAGGCCGGCTTCGGGCGCGGGGCGAAGGGACGGTCGAACGCCGCGGCGCCGCGGCCGGCGGGAATTTTCGGGAGCGCGTTCTTCGGGCGGCGGGGCAGGGCCATCTTAAGCATCCCGGGAGAGCCAGACTCTCAAAAGGGACAGGAGCCGCTCCGTGTCCACGGGCTTCGGAATGTAGTCGGAGGCTCCGGCCTCGATGCACCGCTCCCGGTCGCCCTTCATCGCCTTGGCCGTCAGGGCGATGATGGGCAGGCGCTCGAAGCGCGGGTCCTTCCGGATCTCCCTCATGGCCTGGTATCCGTCCATTTCCGGCATCATGATGTCCATGAGGACGATGTCGATCTCGGGATTCGTCCGCAGCTCCTCGATGGCCTTGCGGCCGTCCTGGGCGTAGAGCGTGTTCATGCGGCTCTGCTCCAGCACGCTGGCCAGGGCATAGATGTTGCGCATGTCGTCGTCCACGATGAGGACCGTCCTGCCGGCCAGCGACGGATCCTGGAGGATGACCGATTCGACCGCCCGGCGGTGGGCCTGTCCCAGCTCGGACGCCGACCGGTGGAGGAAAAGCGAGGCTTCCTGGATGAGGCGCTCGGGGGATCGGGCGTCCTTGAGGACGATGGCGCTGGCGGCCCGCTCGAGGTTCTTTTCCTCCTCCGGGCCCAGGTCCTTGCCCGTGTGGACGATGATGGGGAGATTGGAAAGGCCGGGCTCCTTCTTGATCCGCTCGATGAGATCGAAGCCGCTCATGCCCGGAAGGCGCAGATCGACGATCGCGCAGTCGAAGGGCTGGGACCGGAGGGCGGCGAGCGCCTCCTCCGCGGTGGCCGCCACGGTCACCTCCACGTCGTCTCCGGCCAGGAGGCGCGCCAGGTGCTCGCGCTCGGCGGCGGCGTCCTCGACGATCAGGAGATTCTTGCGGCGCCGGTCGAGGAAGGCCTTGATCCTCAGGATGGATTGGGAGAGATCCTCCTTTTCCACGGGCTTGCGCAGGCAGCTGAAGGCGCCCATGCGCAGGGCCCGCTGGGGCTGGTCCCCGCCGGAGAGGACCTGCACCGGGATGTGGCGCAGATCCAGGTCGTGCTTGAGGAAGTCCAGGAGCGCCCAGCCGTCCATGTCGGGCAGCCGGAGGTCGAGCGAGATGGCCTGGGGGCGGAACTTCTTGGCCATGGCCAGGCCCGCCTCGCCGGTGAAGGCGATGAGCCCCTTGAAGCCGTGTTCCCGGCAGATGTCCAGGAGCAGGCTGGCGAAGGTGAGGTCGTCCTCCACGATGAGGAAGATCCGGTCGCCGGGCTGGAGGTTGGCCCGGTCGTCCTGAATGTCGTTGGGCAGAGGGGCGATGAGGGCTTCCTCCCGGAAGACGGGCGCGGCGGGGGGTTCCGCGGCCGGCTCGGCCGCCGGGGCGGCGGTCTC harbors:
- a CDS encoding ATP-binding protein; its protein translation is MTPEGDKASILIVDDHEENLEAFEAILQDLGQNIVKARSGEEALRRLYHQDFAVILLDVRMPGMDGLETAALIRARPRSRHIPIIFVTAFDDPLERITRGYSIGAVDYIVKPVHPEILRSKVRVFVELFLKTRSLEREVQERRRAEEELRAANRELEAFSYSVSHDLRGPLRAITGFSEILLEEYADKLEGGMGRDCLNRIADGARQMDALIQDLLTFSRLGRDRIELTEVDPAEVLSESIARVEVGQADIAIQGPFAPLRANRVLLTQVFYNLISNAVKFVPPGVRPVVRIRSERHGERVRIWVEDNGIGIAPEYHDRIFRVFERLNPSSGYPGTGIGLAIVRRAMERMGGKVGLESSPGQGSRFWIELPAASAPKTDPRPQR
- a CDS encoding response regulator → MAAEGNSGIILLVEDRPDEVELMKQALHQAGITNPLRIFSDGTEAISYLEGRDRYADRDAWPLPRLVLLDLKIRGRSGLEVVTWVKSRPRLQRIPVVVVTSSRETSDMEKAYAAGANSYLVKPTSFREFVETMKITATYWINVNASLEP
- a CDS encoding CHASE domain-containing protein; this encodes MPSPSRIAPWKPFLVLGVSLSLTVVAVYSSLAMAEAKDRARFENRLQRTQDLIASRMETYITMLRAASFLFASETPGLRFRQGDLEAFVDRLQLARDYPGIACIGFSRRLAPEGDAELAEQMRASGRPGFRVWPEGERPERFPLTHVMPESEGAGDLVGFDLMVDPAVRAAMERARDSGAAVATDRVELGLRGERESQFVVCVPVYRRGIIPGRMRERHEALEGFVHGFFRLRGLLEGLFRGGEAHPGIAFEIFSGTGTNPAARIYRSDEAADPGPAHDPNFTQTAPLTIAGQPWTVRYWTVPPFGEGSARGQAFMALLLGLAASGGLFWAAWSQHRATEELRRSEETLESRVKERTAEVEAANRELEAFSYSVSHDLRGPLRSLDGFTQMLLDQYSDRLDDRGKDYLRRVLSAAGEMGLLIDGFLKLARVTRQEMRRDAVDLSAAAEGVARELRRNEPRRAAEFRIEPGVWVKGDAQLLRVALENLLGNAWKFTARRATARIEFGAERRGARVACFVRDNGAGFDMSLAGRLFRPFERLHPAEEYPGMGIGLATVRRIVERHGGEIWAESRPDAGATFHFTLEAAEPAPPGKGSLSSSTQEAGRGR
- a CDS encoding CheR family methyltransferase, with protein sequence MLKMALPRRPKNALPKIPAGRGAAAFDRPFAPRPKPASAAGPESIEVELLLLGLFRRYGYDFRSYDPSFLRPHIEQRAREEGVDSISRLSERLLRDPAVLERFLAQLSGGGPPLFSPSSFWRSLRTHAVPYLRTYPTVRLWALEARPEELCSLAILADEDLPRNVRIYATRMHETLVEGIRTCTLDPESVRKAAREYRRSGGRRRLADFFETADGAAALAPALRRRITFASYNPVTDGPFQHFHAILARGLLRPFDRELRGKTCRLLHESLIPLGFLALGPRGALEESPFREAYRELDRAAGLYQKIRE
- a CDS encoding protein kinase — translated: MADDDWIQGLRRGLREHERDRAAPARLGRYEILERLGEGATAVVYRGWDPELRRPVALKVLHASAQAAPVARERFRREAEAMAGLAHPNVVSVYDAGEENGRLYLVLELVEGRPLSDMMTPAALPLFEEIARGVGAAHARGIVHRDLKPSNVLVTPQGRPKVADFGLAHMAASPVELTRTGAVLGTPLYMAPEQIEGRGRDISPATDVYALGAMLYEAATGRPPHTGETPLEVYARAVRDDPVPPRRLNPALPAGLEAVLLKALEKDPRRRYPDAAALAEDLRRLREGAPVEARAVGFWGRLARKAARRRAALLGASGAALALAAAALWGAGAADRLAERAQAEERELLLRLPEIRDPRGNVVVRAGAAAQPAGPARRLLPGEALETAAESTATLVYPDQARIDLAAHTAVRQEVRSTGADGRTLVLERGLLLVKSAPGIPGAPLRLKTAWGTFELAGGVWVAEASSGGATLDVRAGSAVVRPAGGAAAFEAAMGERATIGPDRSASVEPLGEGPAAEFRRRKGADRSLVGHWKLDEGRGSVLADASGRGRAARLRGGASWASDRGRPAVRVDGRDGAIEFPGGADFDRLQDESYTLVVWYFPEAAPWEPGIEFRGAHPILMKPGWREGILYTGNRTFLMLHWTKPARWLGAFTSGEAYHPGRGYHLAGVVDRATRRTEIYVDGRLGGAVDWPEDAPSEEFGDLRWQAGHLDPPVATLQPARGFFGSVRMYARALSPAEVEILYEAER